In Lolium rigidum isolate FL_2022 chromosome 7, APGP_CSIRO_Lrig_0.1, whole genome shotgun sequence, the DNA window CCACAAAAGCCGAGAGTAGTCGAAGATGGATGTGTTGCGGTGTTTCCAGATCGACCAGGCCGTGAGCATGATAATCGACCAAGTGCCCTTGTGTAGCAGGCGAGGGTGGATCGTACTGCCATTGACCACCATTCCGTAAAGTTGCCCTTGGCAACAGGTGGTCTAGCTCTGATTGGATCCAAGATAGCACCTCGTACCAGATAGTCTTGCACAAAGTTCAGAAAATGATTCTcagaaaaaagttcaaaaaatgaacCGCATTTTGCTGAATTGAGTCTATTCGCTCAAGTATTCTTCAAATATGTTTGTGCAGGGGGTCCAAAGTTGAGGAAGTGGTACGGAGCACCCGATTTGCTTCCCAAGGATGGGGGAACCGAGGGTGAGGAGGATGAGCCTTCAGGTGCATAGACAAAGACATTACTTAAATGCAAACTGTCTTGTATTCACTATTCTTATTTGTTGGCACATTTTGGATGAAATTAGATATCGAGGACCCTCGAGATGCCGTGCTAGTTACCAATGGCGACAGCGAGATAGGGCAGGTTTGCTTTGTCCTTCAAGTTCATGTTTTTTTACTGCAGAAAATGATATTGCATCCAATGCTCAGTATATCACTAGTCACTATACCGCAGTTTTATTCTGTATTCACGTTCCCTGAGTTGAACCATATATCTATTCTCATTGACATAGTCACGTGAGTGTTCAAAGCCACATTTTCAGGCTCGTAACTTCACAAAGTTTTCTCTACGCTATAAAATTTATTTCTACCAACACAAATTGTTGGTCCTACAAATCGTTACTGGAAAACAACTTTAGGATTCAAATCACTTAAGCAAGATGAACTGGTGTTAGCATATATCTCTATAAGCCGCCTTCTTGTTTTTCTCATTACTATTAAACTGTAGATATTCTTTCTTGCCATTTCTCCGCAGGGAATATTGCATCGTTTGTCACTCTGTCTAAATTGTATGTGTTCAGCTTGAGTTATGCATGTCTAAATTTTCTCAGTTGCTCAACTTTGATTTTCTTTTTTGTATCTTCAGATGGTGATATTGTCACTGATTCTGAAAAGGGCTAGAATAAAAGCATTAGTGAAGGATAAACGATCCACCGAAGAAGCTTTTGGAACTTATGTAGAGGTTTGTAATTCTCACTTTGAAAACTGTGGTTATTCACTGTGTAGTTAGAACTTAAAATACATATGTGCTACCTATTATGAGAGGTGATAtaccaaaaaatacaaaaaatttatGTATTGGAAAAGGCAATAAACGTATTTGACCTCATCTCATGTCAAAATTTCTCTTATAATTATAGTGACTTTTCATAACATTCCCTCTTCTGGTTTCCTTGTAGTGCATGGTTGGCAACATTGAAGATAAGTCCTTCACAAAGAAAGCGTTAAGGGGTGTTCGTTCTGTAATTTGcccaaccgatgtatgttttaaACTTAATGTTGTTTGTTTATTCATGTGTGAAACTACTCCAAAGCATAAAGTCTACAATTTCCATTCGTTGCTCAGCTAATGATTGTTTGATGCATAAAAGAGTTGCTCCAGCTCATGACTTGATGTTAGTCCATTACTTGATTGCCTTGAACTGTGTAATTTAGTTTAGAACTGCTTCAGGACTTCCCTTTCCTTATGGCCAAAAGAATTTCCCTTCCGGGTACAAGCTTTGATTGCCTTAaacttatttttaaaattttcaacaGGATGGCTTCTTCTCTGACCTGATTGACCTCAAGGGTGTCCAACACATTGTTCTGCTATCCCAGGTTTGATCTGCTCGTGTAACCTTGAGTTAGCCTGTTCATCCTAGTTTTAGTCATTACCCATACGAGATCTTGATAAAAATGCAGCTATCTGTCTACAGAAATAGCGGTGGGCTCCAAGCTATTATGAACAGCAAGCTGAGGAAGCTAGCAGAACGAGACGAAGAGGTGGTCCTTGCATCTGGCATCCCGTCGACGATAATAAGGAGTGCTTCTCTGCAGACCACTCCTGGTGGTGAGAGGGGATTCAGTTTTACAGAGGTACCGGCACAAAAAGCCTCTCCAATAATGTTGTGTACTTATGCAGCTTTGTTAGCTCGCCGTAAGACTGTAACCAAAAAAGCTGAGGTACAGTGAGCCACAGAGCCAGACAAGACACTCTGACATCATGTTGTTTGTCATGTGTGA includes these proteins:
- the LOC124675198 gene encoding uncharacterized protein LOC124675198 → MPAPPLFARPSSAPSAPQPAPHPLLRPSAWKRTKPNRPLLSPVKRRPALLAVVRSKGKDDTSFTDRILDYIEGGPKLRKWYGAPDLLPKDGGTEGEEDEPSDIEDPRDAVLVTNGDSEIGQMVILSLILKRARIKALVKDKRSTEEAFGTYVECMVGNIEDKSFTKKALRGVRSVICPTDDGFFSDLIDLKGVQHIVLLSQLSVYRNSGGLQAIMNSKLRKLAERDEEVVLASGIPSTIIRSASLQTTPGGERGFSFTEGVAAKGRISKEDAATICVEALDAIPQTTLIFEVANGDEKVADWKAWFAEQMAKG